AGGATTACGTGATTCTCTCTTCCGCTCAGGACCACAAGCGCGTCTTCGACGACGACAAGGGCCCCAACACTGGTGGAATGGGCGCCTACTCTCCGGCACCGGTTGTTACCGATGCACTCTTGGACGAAGTGAAGAAGACTATTATCGAACCTACCCTCAAGGGTATGGCTGCCGAAGGCAAACCCTACACTGGCGTGCTCTACGTGGGCATCATGGTGACCTCTAAGGGTCCCAAGGTTGTGGAATACAACTGCCGCTTGGGTGACCCCGAATGCCAGATTGTTCTGCCTCTCTACGATGGCGACGTTCTTGCATTGTTCGATGCTGCTGAAAAGGGCGAACTGGCAAAGCTGGGCGCTCCCAAGGCTCCTAAGGGTTCCGCTGCAATCGTGGTCCTCGCAAGTGCTGGCTATCCGGGCTCCTACGAAAAGGGCAAGGTGGTTACCGGTATCGAAGAAGCCGAAAAGAACGGCGCACAGGTTCTCCACGCAGGTACCAAGATGGCTGACGGCAAGCTGGTCACCAACGGCGGCCGCGTGTTCGGCGTTGTCGGTCACGGCGCAACTCTGCAGGACGCTCTGAACGTTGCTTACGAAGCCTGCGAAAAGGTTCAGTTCGAAGGCAAGTTCTACCGCAAGGACATTGGTAAGAAGGGCCTTGCCCGTTTGGCTAAGTAATAGAGGTTTTATGTTTAACTATACTGAAAATGCAAAGGTCGGTATCGTTGCCGGTAGCAAGTCCGACCAGGATGTTGTAGACAAGATCACCGCTGTTCTCGACAGCTTCGGCATCAAGTGGGAATTGAACATTCTCTCTGCACATCGCACTCCCAACGCTACTGCAAAGTACGCCAAGGAAGCTGCCGACCGTGGCCTCCAGGTCATCATCGGTGTTGCTGGTCTCGCTGCCGCTCTTCCGGGCGTGCTGGCTGCACACACCATCCTTCCGGTGATCGGTCTGCCCTGCGCTGGCGGTCCCCTGAACGGTGTGGACGCTCTTCACTCCATCGTCCAGATGCCCGGTGGCATTCCTGTTGCAACTGTGGGTATCGGTAACGGCAAGAACGCCGGCTACCTGGCTGCCCACATCGTTGCCCTCTCTGATTCTGAAGTCAAGGCCAAGCTGGTGGAATACCGCAAGGGCCTGGGCGACATTGAAGGCTAGTGGCACTACGTGGGGGAAAGGCAAGTGACGTCTAGCTGGAATATTTCCTTTATTAGGAACATCGCATCTGTTGCGGTGTTCCTTTTTGCGGTCCTTGCTCTTTTCTCAAGTTCGTCTTATGCTGGTGAACCGAAGGACTTGCCCGAGGTGAACGCTCCCTGGATGAAAGGGGAAAAACTTACGTTCAGTTTGGGCTGGGGCCCTATTACGGCTGGCACTGCGACCCTGCAGGTGAAACCCACCAAGGATGGTAAGACCGAATTCTATACTTTGGCTCACGATGAGGGTACTCTTAAGAAATTGTATCCCGTTTCAGACACCATCTATACCCGCGTCCGAAACAAGGGCTTGATGACCGAAGTGTTCCGAAAAACACTGAACGAAGGCAGCTATCATAATAAGTCTGTGATTCGATTTGACCGCAAGGGCGAAAAGGCCTGGCTTTCCGATACCGTCTATACCGATGACAAAGTTCGTAAGGTCAAACGTTCCGCTGATACGGTGGTTACCATCCAGGGGATGGAGCATAGCATTATGTCCGCCTTCTATCTGGTCCGCACACTTCCTCTGGAAGATGGCAAAACTTCCAAGTTTTCCGCCGTCAGCGGTAAGAAACGCTATGAATTGAAGGTGATTGTCCATGGCCGCGAGACCCTCAAGACCAAACTTGGGGAGTTCAAGACCGTAAAAGTGGAACCCGTTCTGGATGGAGACGGCATTTTCGTGTCCAAAGGCCGCATTTTCATCTGGCTTACCGACGATGATCGCCGAATTCCAGTGCTGATGGAGTGCGAAATAGCCTTAGGCTCCATCAAGGCGAAACTTTTGAAGATGGAATAACCTTCAAATTCCTTTTTTTAACCAACTTTTACAAACAGAATTTTGCATATAGGCTGTTAAAAAATTATATTCCAAAGGCGATTTTGTATAATCAGAGGCTTTTAATGCTTAGAAAACTTTTATTGACCGCTTGCCTTACTCTAGGTCTGTCTGCTTTTGCGTCCACCTCCTGGGCTCAGGACGATGACGACGAATTCGTTTCTGCTCCGGCTGCATCCGCTGATGACGACGATGATGGCTTTGTTTCTGCTTCGACTGCAAAAAGGTCTCGTGCTTCTGTGGACGAAGATGATGAAGAAGAGGCTGATGGTGGCAACATGGACATCAGCGCCTCCCAGAGAAAGGAATTGGCTGCTCGTAAGAAGTTTGAAGAAGAACAGCGTCAGGACGAATATGCAAACTCCCTGCGTCGTCGTGACTGGCTCCGTAACCGTCTGATTTTCCAGATTGGTATGGGCTCTCGCTACGCCTTCATGGGTGAAACCGGTATGGGCATGAGCTTTGGTATCGGTGCAGAATATATCCTCCCGTTCCATCTGGCTCTTTATGGTTCCTTCGGCCTCCTGCCTAAGGGTACCGACAGTGAATTTGACGACTGGAAGCTGGAAGGTGGTACCGGTTGGAAGGCTGGTATTAACTACTACCTCTTCCCCAAGAACCCCCTCCATCTGGGTCTGTCCGTTTCCTACGGTACGGTTTATTTCGACCATGACATCATTCCGGTGGATGGCGTCCGTCCTATCATTTCCGTCGAAGGTGTTCAGGGCGATATCTTGATTACCTACCTTACCAACGAATGGTACTACCTGCAGTTCTCTATCGGTATGTACTATGCTCCGGAACTGACCAAGGATAGAAAGGAAAATGTTAGCTTCCGTATGGAATCCAACTCCGAATATAAGAACGAAAACGAAATTGAATACATTTCTCGTGTCGTGAACAAGAAGGGCATGAACAAGCAGGGCATCGTATTCGGTATCGCCATCGGTTATGCATTCCCGGAATTCTTCCCGGATGATACCGAAAAGCGTCGTCGTCAGCGTGAAAAGGAACGTGCTCGCGGCCGTTAATTCAAACGCTTAAAAATAGACCTTAAAAAAAGACCACCGATGGTGGTCTTTTTTTGTTTCGTACAAAACGGGAGTATACCCATGTCCGGAATCGAACCGGAATAACTCCCTTCGGAGGGGAGGACACTATCCATTGTGATACACGGGCTCAAACTGATCCGTGCAAGCACGGTTAGTCGATTTCGGTACGGGCAATATAGAAAAAAGCGGACCAGCAGGTCCGCCTTTCTAAATCTAAAGGTTGTTCTTAGAGCAAGCGAACCGTCAGTTCGTGGGGCTCTGCATCGATGACCAGTGCCTGGCGGAATGTTCCCACTTCGCCGTCGCCTTCCAGTACCTTCACGATGTCGTCGGTATCCAGGGAGTTGCCTTCGGTGCGTCCGTAGAAATGGTATTCGCTTTCTTCTGCAACTTCGTCCAGAATGACAGTGACAGTCTTACCGATCATTTCTTCGGCATGCTGGGCAGCCAGTTCTTCCTGGAATTCCGTGATGGCGTCCAGACGGGCGCGTGCGTCGCTTTCGTCCACGGGAGCAAGCTTCTTCATTGCCATGACCGGAGTGCCTTCTTCGGGGCTGAAAACGAAACCACCCAGGTGTTCGAACTTGATTTCCTGGAGCAGGTCCATCAGGTCTTCGAAGTCCTCGTGGGTCTCGCCGGGGAAGCCCACCAGCACGGTGGTACGCAGTGTAACTGTGGGGAGCTTTGCGCGGATCTTACGGAGAATGTCCCGAAGTTCCTGACGGGTGTACTTGCGGAGCATGTTCTTCAACACACTGTCGCTGCTATGCTGGATGGGCATGTCAATGTACTTCACCAGTCGAGGTTCCTTTGCCATCAAGTCCAACAGTTCATCATCGATGAATGCGGGGTACCAGTATAGCATGCGGATCCATGGAATGTTGGTTTCTGCAAGGATTGCCTTCAGCAGGTTGGTGAGCGTCTCGCTCTTATTCTTCTTTTCGCGGCCGAAGTAGGTTGTGTCCTGGGCGATGAGGGTCAGTTCCTTAATGCCCTGGGCTTCCAGTTCCTTGGCTTCCTTCACCAGGTCTTCGATAGCGACGGATTTCTGGAGACCGCGAATATTAGGGATGGCGCAGTAGGCGCAGCGGCGGTTGCAGCCTTCCGCAATTTTCAGGTAGGCGTGGTGGGGGAGTCCGCCCAAGTTCAATCGGGGCAGCTTGTCCGGATTGCAACCTGTGGGCTGGTCTATTCCCATCTTTGCGAGAAGTTCGCCGGGCTTGTAGGTTCCTACCCAGTAATCCACTTCGGGAATTTCCTTTTCCAGATCTTCGCCGTAGCGCTTGCTAAGGCAGCCAGAGACGATAAGCTTCTGCTTGGCCTTCTTGCCCTTTACGTGGGTAAGGATGGCGTTGATGGATTCTTCCTTGGCGGCTTCGATAAAACCGCAGGTGTTCACCAGGATGTAGTCGGCCTTGGAGGCGGTTTCGGTGGTGACGAAGCCGGCGTTCAGCATTTCTCCAACTTGACGTTCTGCATCAACCTGGTTCTTGGAGCAACCCAGGTGAACAACGAAAATTTTGGGCTTTCTTGTAGGCATACTTTCAAATATAGCAATTGATTATCTAGCTTTAAATACTGAAATTACTAGTCGAAAAAACGTGCGTGCTTAATCCGCCGGATAAAAAACAAGCTCCGTTCGAAAGAACGGAGCTGTTTCTATTTCTAGCAAGTAACTTCTGTTATTCCCAGTCGTCAAAGTCTTCCGGTTCGGAAGAGGCGGGTGCTGCTGCGGGAGCCGGAGCTGCGGGTGCTGCAGGTGCTGCTGCGGGAGCGGGCTCAGGTGCCGGAGCCGGTGCGGGTGCAGGTTCAGGTGCCGGAGCGGGTGCGGGAGCCGGTGCAGGCTCAGGTGCCGGGGCAGGAGCAGGTGCGGGTGCCGGCTTAGAAGGAGCCGGTGCCGGTTCTTCTTCCTCGTCATCTTCCCAAGTCTGAGAATTGGAGTAGGATTCGCCTGCGTCGGGGTTGGGGTTACCGACTGTGTCATTCTTGGTCTTGTCAACCCACCATGCAAAGTTCAGCGGAGACAGAGCCTGCTTGCCATAGTTCTGGGCGTCGGCGCTGTTGGCGAAGTAGCCCACGCGAATACGGTAGTAAGTACCTTCCAGTTCACCCGGATTTTCAACTTCGACGATGTAGGCCTTTACACCATTTTCTGCAAGCTTCTTTACAATGTCGTTTGCAACCTTCTTGGAGGCCTGGATGCTGACCTGAATGACGTATTCGCCAGAGGACAGGGGAGCGGCGCCGCCCACAGCGGGAGCTACCTTGGCCGGAGCTTCATCCTTAGTTGCGGAAAGGGACTGGAGGGGGACCAGCTGAGGTTCGTCGCCCTGTGCCTGTGCTGCGGGAGCCGCTGCGGGCTTTGCTGCTGCAGGTGCCGGAGCCTTTTCGACTGCCTTGGGGGCGGCGGGGGCTACCTTGGCAGGTTCCATCTGGGGTACCAGATCCTGTTCTTCATCGTTACAGCCGACCATCAGTGAACAGGCGAGAGTCACAGCGCCCAAAGAAATAGCAGATAACCTTTTCATCCAATCTCCATTTGTGTTAAATCTATAGAACTAACGCCCCTAATTATGTAAAGAAATATACATAAGTCTTTGATATTCCGCAAGTTATTGGAAATAAAATGCGTTTTTTTTGCACCCTTGACGGATTTTGCATTTATAGGTATATTTGGCTATCCAATTTTGAATTTTTAACTTAACCAAAGGATTATCGTGATCGGCGTTATTGTTAAGTCCAACGAACCTTTCGAACGCGCTCTCAAGCGTTTCACCAAGTCTTGCGAAAAGAACGGCATCATTTCCGATGTCAAGAAGCGTCAGCGCTTCGAAAAGCCTTCTGAAGAAAAGAAGCGCATCGAAACTGCTGCTCGTCGCAAGCGCCTGAAGGAAATCGCTGACCAGAACCGCAAGCGTCTCTACTAATTTCGCTGCCTGAGTTGTCAGGTGCCCGAAATAGTATTGCTCGCCAGAATGAATTAGCCTACGCGTAGCTACTCATTCTAAAACAAGCGAAACTTTCTACTTTGTGAGTCGCTGACCAATGGTCGGTGGCTCATTAGGTGTTTATACTGCTTTTGTCATCCCCGGCTTGACCGGGGATCTAGCGTAAAAAAGGAAATGATATGGCAAGTGCATTGCTCACCCGTATTCTCGATGACGTCAAGGCCTCTATGAAGGCTCATGACTCCGAAACTCTTAGCGTTCTCCGTACCCTTCATTCCGACATCAAGAACGAAGCAATGAAGAACGGTGCAACTCCGGCTCAGATTACCGACAGCATTACCGACGAAATGTGCGTCGACGTGCTGGCAAAGAGCGTGAAGCAGAAGCAGGAAGCCATCGAAATCCTCAAGAAGGGTGGCTTCGAAGATAAGATCCCGGCCGAAGAAGCTGTCATCGCCATCTACAAGAAGTACATGCCTGCCGAAATGACCGAAGAAGAAGTGAAGGCTCTCATCGCCGAAATCAAGGCCGCTACCGGCGCCTCTTCTCCCAAGGACATGGGCAAGATCATGAAGGAACTTCAGCCCAAGGTCAAGGGCCGCTTCGATGGTAAGAAGGTCAGCGCCCTCGTCCAGGAAGCATTGAAGTAATCCCTCCCTCGTGTCATCCTGAGCGAAGCCGAAGGCGGAGTCGAAGGATCTAGCATAAATACTAGATGGAACAAATTCAGCAAAGTAAGATTCAAGAATTGGAGCTGCTCTACAAGATCAGCTCCATTTTGAACCAGAGTCTGGACTTCGAAAATGTGGCTCATCCCATTCTCGAAGTGCTAGAGTCTACCATGGGTGTGCAGCATGCCACCCTTACTTTGTATAATCGCCACACCGGCGAAATCTCCATTGAAATTGCCGAAGGTCTTTCCAGCCGCCAGGCCCGCAAGGGCCGATACAAGGTGGGTGAAGGCATCACTGGCCGAGTCGTCGAGACGGGTAAGCCTGTGATTATTCCTTCCGTAGGTAAGGACCCCAACTTCCTGGACCGCACTGGCCGTGGTAAGGACGAGAATCGAGCCTTCCTTTGCGTTCCCGTGATTATGGAACATGAGGTTATTGGCGCCTTGAGTGCCGACGTTCAGGATCCTATTGAATCACAACTTCCCGAGAAACTGCGCCTGCTGGAAATTATCGCCCAGATGCTTGCGGCAGCTGTGAAATTGCGTCGTCAAGCCCGCGAAGAAAACGAAATCCTGAAGGCGGAAAATGAACGTCTGACTATGGAACTGAAGGACCGTTTCCAGCCGGACAATATTATTGGCCGCTCCAGCGAAATGCAACGTGTCTACGCCCAGATCGACCAGGTTTCCAAGAACCCTCTTCCGGTTTTGATCGTGGGGGAGGTGGGTACCGGTAAGGGCCTTGTGGCAGAAGCCATTCATTATCGTTCTGATCGCAATACTCATCCTTACATTCGCGTCCACTGTGCCTCCATGCCAGAATCTGTGCTGGACCGCGAACTCTTCGGTAGCGAGCGCGGTGCCTTGGTGGGTGTGCTTACGGAAACCCCGGGCCGTGTGGAACAGGCCGATGGTGGAACGCTCTTCCTGGATGAAGTTGCGGAACTTTCTCCCAACCTTCAGGTTAAACTCTTGCGCTTGCTGCAGGATGGCGAAATGGAACGTGTGGGTGCTCGCTTCTCTAAGAAAGTGAACGTCCGCGTCATTGCCGCAACCACCAAGAATCTTCAGCAGATGGTGGCCGACGGCACTTTCCGTTCAGACCTTTATTACCAGCTCCACATTTCGCCCATCTACGTTCCCGCATTGCATAACCGCAAGACGGATATCGTGCTGTTGGCAGACCACTTTGTGGAGCATTACTGCCGCATTGTGGGCAAGAACGTGCGCCGCTTGGCCCGCACGACTATCAACATGCTCATGAGTTACCCGTGGCCCGGTAACGTCCGTGAGCTGGAAAACGCCATTGAACGTGCAGTTCTCGTGACCGACGAAGACGTCATTTACCCGCATCATTTCCCTACCACGCTGCAGACCGCAGAAACTTCCGGTACCCAGGTGTCCGGCAACCTGAAACTGATGGTGGAAGCTTACGAACGGGACATCATCTGCGACGCCCTCAAGAGTTCCAAGGGCAAGATGGCCGCAGCCGCCCGCAGCCTCTCCACAACGCCCCGTATTCTTACATACAAAATAAAACAGCTAGGAATTGACCTAGCTGCATTTACCCGATAATCCTTTCGCGCGTTATTTCCGCACCCTCGTCATCTCATATACTCTTCATTTAGCAGGAATTCCTCAATTCCGATGTAGAAAATTCCTCGCTCGTCGTGCCAAGGAATGATGTTGTCCTTGACCACCACGATTTTTTTGAAGGATTCGTTAATCTTATTCAACGAGTTTATTTCTTGTAGCCTTTTTTCCTCGTCGGCGACGGATAATGCGGACTGGATGTAGAAGCGATTGTTGCCCTTGTTGGCCACAAAATCTACTTCTAGCTGGATTCGCTTTTTCTCTCCTTTTTCAGTCTTTACGAATTCCACGATTCCAACATCTACGTCAAAACCGCGGAACAGTAGTTCGTTGTAGATGACGTTTTCCATGATGTGGTTTTCTTCTGTTTGCCGGAAGTTCAGTCGTGCATTTCGAAGCCCCACGTCGGCGTAGTAGTACTTGTAAAGGCTCCCGATATACTTGCGGCCCTTGACATCGTAACGCTTGGCTTTTTTCAATAGGAAGGATTCTTCAAAAAAAACAAGATAGTTGTCAATGGTTGTTGAATTTATTTGCAATTTCCTGTTGCTGGCAAAAGTGTTTGAAATTTTCAGTGGATTTGTCAGGGAACCCACGGATGATGAAACTGTGTCAAGTAAATCGTCTAGTACACTTTTGTCTGCTCGAATCCGGTTTCTTTCCAGAACGTCCTTGATGTATGTCTGGTCGATAAGGTCCTTGAGGTATTTGCTTTTGGACTCGTGATTTTTTAAAGACATTGCGTAGGGCATGCCACCGTAGGTGTAGTAGTCTCTCCAGGCGTTTCGCTTGTCTTCGCCGTAGTTGTCATAGAATTCCTTGAATGATAACGGCTGTAAATGGATTTCATCACCGCGCCCACGAAATTCGGTCAATACTTCCGACGAAAGCATCCTGGAATTGCTGCCGGTAACATAGATGTCAACGTTCTTTAGTTTTTGTAAACCGAGAAGGACATCTACGAAAGTGATACGCTCGTCGGTATCGGGTAGGTGGGGATTCCGTATGGTGCGAACCTTCTGGATTTCGTCAAGAAAGACGAAGTATTCTTTATCGGGATCGGTGATTTTGCCTCGGATGTACTGGCTCAGTTCCAGTGGGTTACGGAATTTTGCGTTGATGTCGTCATCCAGGGCGAGGCTCACTATTTGTTCAGGATTAACGCCGGTTGAAAGCAGTTGGCTGCGATACAGTTCAAATAGAAGGTAGGATTTACCGACGCGTCTTAAACCGGTAATGACCTTGATTTGACCATTTCCCCTTCTTTCCAAGAGCATTTTAATGTATTTAGAACGAATCATTGTGTATAATATACATTTTTTCTTCGCTATTTGATGGAATATTAATACGGAAGGCGCTTAAAAAAATAAAACAGCTAGGAATTGACCTAGCTGCATTTACCCGATAAGCCTTCTGAGCAAGCCCGCTTAAGTTCCCTGAGCACGCTCATGTTAAGTTCCCTGAGCGAAGTCGAAGGGTGCTTCGGCAGGCTCAGCAACCTTAGCATCAGCAGTTCTAATTGTAGGTAGCTGTAAATCTTACGGAGACGCCGAAAGAAGATTCCGTTGCATCGCCAAGATTCGTTTCTCGCCCGTATAGAATGGCGGCTGTTGCACCGATGCCCCAGTTTTCACTGACCCACCATTCCTTACCGCCGGCTAACTGGAGAGCGAAGCCACTGCGAGAATAATCGTCCGGACTGCTTTGAACGTTGGCCTGGAAGGTTGCAATGTCATCGCATACGCGGAATTGACCGATACCGATGGAGGCGGATGCGAAATAGTTGCCAGGGAAATAGTATGTTGCGCCGATGCCGAGGATGGAAAGGTTTGCCTTAAAATCCTCGAATTCGTCGTCCTCGTTAAAGTCTTCAAGATCGTAGATTGTGGATGTGGGGGTGTTGCCTGCCAAAGTCATGTGTAGAGCAAGATTGTTTGTTAAGGAAAACCCGATTTTTACATCAATGTCTGTTGCTAGTCCCGATTGACTGGTTGTTCTGTCGTCATGATCATCAAGGACAAAATCAATGCTCTGGAAACCCATGCCCATGGCAAGGCTCAAATAGAAACCGTCATGAGTCTGGGGCTGTGATGTGGCGAAAGTTGAAACCGCTGCAAAGGAGCAGATGACGAGTGCTTTTTTCATATAATTCTCCTAACGTGATTATTCAATCACAATTAAAGGTAGTTAACGAAAAGTAAATGTAGACAACGTTATAAACCCTTTCAATAAAAAATTGTTTTTTTTGTAAACTTTTCTAAACGTATTTTCAGAATACTCTCTCTCTTATCTCATAACTCATATCTCATATTTCGTATCTCGTCTAGAAATTCTATCTTTCCCGCCGTAAAAGTAAACCCCTAACCCCTAGACCCTAGTCTCTAGACCCTAAACTATGCAATTCCGTCCTGTTAAAGAACAGCTTGATATTTTGATGCGCGGCGTGATCGACATTGTCCCGCAGGAAGAACTTGAAAAGAAACTCCAGAAGTCTTACGAAACTGGCGTTCCTCTCCGCATTAAGATGGGTGTGGACCCCACTGCACCGGACGTACATTTTGGCCATACCGTAGTGATGCGCAAGCTCCGTCAGTTCCAGGACCTGGGCCATACCGTGGTTCTCATCGTCGGTGACTACACCGCCCAGATTGGTGACCCCAGCGGCCGTAACAAGGCTCGCCCTCGTCTTACTCACGAACAGGTTCTGGAAAACGCCAAGGAATATCAGGAACAGTTCTACAAGGTGGTGCGCCGCGATCAGGTGGAAATCCATTACAACGGCGAATGGTTCTCCAAGCTGGACTTTAGTAAGGTTACCGAACTCATGGGCCAGTTCACTGTGGCTCAGATGCTGGAACGCGAAGACTTCCACAACCGCTATACTGCAAATACCCCCATCAGCCTTCACGAATTCATGTACCCCATGATGCAGGGCTACGATTCCGTCGCCATCAATTCCGACGTGGAACTGGGCGGCACCGACCAGAAGTTCAACGTGCTCCGTGGCCGTGACCTGCAGCTCTTCGAAGGCATGGAACCCCAGATTGGCCTCTTCATGCCCATCCTTCTGGGTACCGACGGCAAGGTCAAGATGTCTAAGTCCATCGGTAACTACGTGGGCCTCAATGAACCCGCCGATGTCATGTACCACAAGATCTACAGCCTGGCAGATAGCATCGTTGAAAACTGGTTTGAACTGCTGACCGAAATCCCCATGGACGAAATCAAGCAGATGATGGCAGACGTTGCTTCCGGCAAGATGAATCCCAACGAAGCAAAGCATCGCCTGGCTATGGACATTGTGACCCAGTACTATGGTGCTGAAGCTGCAGAAGCTGCTGCTGCTCACGAAAAGGAAGTCCACAGCGGTAATGCAATCCCCAGCGACGCTGCAGAATGCTCCGTTGCTGCCGGTTCTTACGGCGCTCTCGATCTGCTCGTTGAAGTGAAGGCTTTTGCATCCAAGGGTGAAGCTCGTCGCATGGTCCAGAACGGTGGTGTGAAGGTCGGTGGCGAAAAGCTGGCTGATCCTCAGGCTCAGATTGAAATCAAGGGCAACGACCAGCTGGTTATCCAGGTGGGTAAGCGCAAGTTCTACAAGGTGAACTTCTAAGGTTTACCAAGGTTCTTTAAGTTCAGTATGGCTCAAGATATCCTTATTCTCGGTCTCAATCCCGCCTGGCAGCGCTTGTTCTTCCTGGACAAGTTTGAGCTGGGCGAGGTCCACCGCATTTCCAAAGTCGAAGAATACGCTTCGGGCAAGGGTATTAACTGCGGACGTGTGCTTCAGATGCTGGGTGGTTCGCCCCTCCTGATGCATTTCCTTGGGTCCGAACATGGCTCCCGCATCTTTGACGAACTGTCTGCCTGCGGAATCCAGCAGGCTCCTGTCTGGATTAAGGAACCTACCCGCATTTGCACGACTATCGTAAGTGCAGGTGAATCCACTGAACTGATTGAACCCTCTCCCGTTCTCACCGAAAATGAAAACGGAGATTTCCTTCAGACCCTTAACGATTACTGGGGTTCTACCCAGTATGTGGCTCTTTGCGGTACGTTCCCCAAGGGCTTCAATGTGGAGCAGATTAACTCTCTGGACTTCACGGGCAAGAAGGTCTTTGTTGATGCTGTTACGGAAATCGATGCCTGGCTGGAAAAGGGCGTGGAACTTCTGAAGATCAACATGGACGAGTACTGCACCATCCTGGACCGTCTAGGAATTCCTCAGGTCATGTCCAGTCCCCAGTTCTGGAAGATGTCCGCTACTGCAGTGCTGGAACGCTTGCCTATCAAGAACCTGGTGGTTACCGACGAGGAATCTCCGGTTCGTGCATTCCGCCTTCAGGAAGGCGCCTTCCAGGGTGTCCAGATCCAGCCGCCTACCATTCAGGTCAAGAATGCCGTGGGTGCAGGTGACTCCTTCTTTGCTGGTTGGCTTCAGGCCGACAGCCAGGGCATGTCCTTTGAAGAATGCCTGGTAAAGGCTACTGCTGTGGCTGTAGCTCGTTGCGAGGCGGACCGTCCCTGGAATCTTAAGCTGGAACGCGTGGCAGAACTGGAAGCTTCCCTTGCCGAAGCTGTAGAAAAGCTGGAATAAGCCATGAATTCTCCGGAGCTCCAGAACGTTCCCCTGTTCGCCTTTGCAACGGCGATGGAATTTTCAAAGGTGTTTCCAGAGGATTCTTCCAAGGCTGAATCTCAAAATCAGTTGATCCCCCTAAGCGGTCCTTTCCAGGGCTGCTTTGCTTGTATTCTGGGCGTGGGCATCCTTGATTTCTCCGCAGGTCTTGCAAGCTTGTTATTTAATTGTAAACAAACTAATTT
Above is a window of Fibrobacter sp. UWEL DNA encoding:
- the rpsU gene encoding 30S ribosomal protein S21, whose translation is MIGVIVKSNEPFERALKRFTKSCEKNGIISDVKKRQRFEKPSEEKKRIETAARRKRLKEIADQNRKRLY
- a CDS encoding GatB/YqeY domain-containing protein, giving the protein MASALLTRILDDVKASMKAHDSETLSVLRTLHSDIKNEAMKNGATPAQITDSITDEMCVDVLAKSVKQKQEAIEILKKGGFEDKIPAEEAVIAIYKKYMPAEMTEEEVKALIAEIKAATGASSPKDMGKIMKELQPKVKGRFDGKKVSALVQEALK
- a CDS encoding DUF3108 domain-containing protein, which translates into the protein MTSSWNISFIRNIASVAVFLFAVLALFSSSSYAGEPKDLPEVNAPWMKGEKLTFSLGWGPITAGTATLQVKPTKDGKTEFYTLAHDEGTLKKLYPVSDTIYTRVRNKGLMTEVFRKTLNEGSYHNKSVIRFDRKGEKAWLSDTVYTDDKVRKVKRSADTVVTIQGMEHSIMSAFYLVRTLPLEDGKTSKFSAVSGKKRYELKVIVHGRETLKTKLGEFKTVKVEPVLDGDGIFVSKGRIFIWLTDDDRRIPVLMECEIALGSIKAKLLKME
- the purE gene encoding 5-(carboxyamino)imidazole ribonucleotide mutase, with product MFNYTENAKVGIVAGSKSDQDVVDKITAVLDSFGIKWELNILSAHRTPNATAKYAKEAADRGLQVIIGVAGLAAALPGVLAAHTILPVIGLPCAGGPLNGVDALHSIVQMPGGIPVATVGIGNGKNAGYLAAHIVALSDSEVKAKLVEYRKGLGDIEG
- the purD gene encoding phosphoribosylamine--glycine ligase encodes the protein MNILVVGSGGREHAIALAVKKSPMCDTLICAPGNPGMANLGKCIPVDVADPKAIADLAVANNIDLAIIGPEIPLVAGVVDEFRARGLRAFGPTAGAAALEGSKAFSKDIMKKYNVPTAAFETFTDLASAKKFLAEHPAPIVVKASGLAAGKGAIVCLTDKEADDAVEEMLGEKAVFGESGKTVVIEEFMDGEEASIFVVCDGKDYVILSSAQDHKRVFDDDKGPNTGGMGAYSPAPVVTDALLDEVKKTIIEPTLKGMAAEGKPYTGVLYVGIMVTSKGPKVVEYNCRLGDPECQIVLPLYDGDVLALFDAAEKGELAKLGAPKAPKGSAAIVVLASAGYPGSYEKGKVVTGIEEAEKNGAQVLHAGTKMADGKLVTNGGRVFGVVGHGATLQDALNVAYEACEKVQFEGKFYRKDIGKKGLARLAK
- the rimO gene encoding 30S ribosomal protein S12 methylthiotransferase RimO: MPTRKPKIFVVHLGCSKNQVDAERQVGEMLNAGFVTTETASKADYILVNTCGFIEAAKEESINAILTHVKGKKAKQKLIVSGCLSKRYGEDLEKEIPEVDYWVGTYKPGELLAKMGIDQPTGCNPDKLPRLNLGGLPHHAYLKIAEGCNRRCAYCAIPNIRGLQKSVAIEDLVKEAKELEAQGIKELTLIAQDTTYFGREKKNKSETLTNLLKAILAETNIPWIRMLYWYPAFIDDELLDLMAKEPRLVKYIDMPIQHSSDSVLKNMLRKYTRQELRDILRKIRAKLPTVTLRTTVLVGFPGETHEDFEDLMDLLQEIKFEHLGGFVFSPEEGTPVMAMKKLAPVDESDARARLDAITEFQEELAAQHAEEMIGKTVTVILDEVAEESEYHFYGRTEGNSLDTDDIVKVLEGDGEVGTFRQALVIDAEPHELTVRLL
- a CDS encoding sigma-54-dependent Fis family transcriptional regulator; the encoded protein is MEQIQQSKIQELELLYKISSILNQSLDFENVAHPILEVLESTMGVQHATLTLYNRHTGEISIEIAEGLSSRQARKGRYKVGEGITGRVVETGKPVIIPSVGKDPNFLDRTGRGKDENRAFLCVPVIMEHEVIGALSADVQDPIESQLPEKLRLLEIIAQMLAAAVKLRRQAREENEILKAENERLTMELKDRFQPDNIIGRSSEMQRVYAQIDQVSKNPLPVLIVGEVGTGKGLVAEAIHYRSDRNTHPYIRVHCASMPESVLDRELFGSERGALVGVLTETPGRVEQADGGTLFLDEVAELSPNLQVKLLRLLQDGEMERVGARFSKKVNVRVIAATTKNLQQMVADGTFRSDLYYQLHISPIYVPALHNRKTDIVLLADHFVEHYCRIVGKNVRRLARTTINMLMSYPWPGNVRELENAIERAVLVTDEDVIYPHHFPTTLQTAETSGTQVSGNLKLMVEAYERDIICDALKSSKGKMAAAARSLSTTPRILTYKIKQLGIDLAAFTR
- a CDS encoding SPOR domain-containing protein — its product is MKRLSAISLGAVTLACSLMVGCNDEEQDLVPQMEPAKVAPAAPKAVEKAPAPAAAKPAAAPAAQAQGDEPQLVPLQSLSATKDEAPAKVAPAVGGAAPLSSGEYVIQVSIQASKKVANDIVKKLAENGVKAYIVEVENPGELEGTYYRIRVGYFANSADAQNYGKQALSPLNFAWWVDKTKNDTVGNPNPDAGESYSNSQTWEDDEEEEPAPAPSKPAPAPAPAPAPEPAPAPAPAPAPEPAPAPAPAPEPAPAAAPAAPAAPAPAAAPASSEPEDFDDWE